A genomic window from Chlorobium phaeobacteroides DSM 266 includes:
- a CDS encoding Glu/Leu/Phe/Val family dehydrogenase codes for MSERKESCECAIPYDIIETGIHSKPNPFKTAQRQLDEAAALIGLDPAAHQLLRWPLRELHVAMPVKMDDGSTKVFRGFRVQYNDARGPNKGGIRFHAEETIDTIRALAAWMTWKTAVLDLPLGGAKGGVICNPKSMSPGELERLSRAYIRQAGRILGLEKDVAAPDIYTTPQIMAWMADEYSFMQGNNEFGVISGKPLALGGSAGRNDATARGGIACVIEAAKELGIELQGATAAIQGYGNVGSFAHKLATELLGMKIIAVSDSGGGIYNPDGLLYDEVKAHKEKTGSVTGFPGSDSVSDETLLELNVTVLFPSALEQVITEHNAQNIRAGIIAELANGPTTPEADKILFENGCYVIPDFLCNAGGVTVSYFEMVQNTYGYYWEEDDVRKRLEKKMKTAFHSVHETSRKYKVHNRLGACIVAIERVAEAMKLRGWY; via the coding sequence ATGAGTGAACGAAAAGAGTCCTGCGAGTGCGCAATTCCTTATGACATCATAGAAACAGGCATCCATTCCAAACCAAACCCTTTTAAAACCGCCCAGAGGCAACTCGATGAAGCTGCTGCGCTCATCGGGCTTGATCCTGCCGCCCATCAGCTTCTCCGCTGGCCGCTCAGAGAACTCCACGTCGCCATGCCGGTAAAAATGGACGACGGATCAACCAAAGTTTTCAGAGGGTTCAGAGTGCAATACAACGATGCCCGCGGACCGAACAAGGGAGGCATACGGTTCCATGCTGAAGAAACCATCGACACCATCAGGGCTCTTGCCGCATGGATGACCTGGAAAACCGCCGTTCTCGACCTGCCGCTTGGCGGCGCAAAAGGCGGCGTTATCTGCAATCCAAAATCGATGTCTCCCGGAGAACTCGAACGTCTCTCCCGAGCATATATCCGTCAGGCGGGAAGAATACTCGGACTTGAAAAAGACGTTGCTGCACCGGATATCTACACCACACCGCAGATTATGGCATGGATGGCCGATGAATACTCCTTTATGCAAGGCAACAACGAGTTTGGCGTTATTTCCGGAAAACCCCTCGCACTTGGCGGATCGGCCGGGAGAAACGACGCCACGGCAAGAGGAGGCATCGCTTGTGTCATAGAGGCGGCCAAAGAACTCGGCATTGAACTTCAAGGAGCTACGGCTGCCATTCAGGGATATGGCAATGTCGGCTCGTTCGCGCACAAGCTTGCCACAGAACTGCTCGGTATGAAAATTATAGCCGTTTCAGATTCCGGAGGAGGCATCTATAATCCTGACGGATTGCTGTATGATGAGGTCAAGGCCCATAAAGAGAAAACCGGATCGGTAACCGGCTTTCCGGGATCAGATTCTGTTTCTGACGAAACCCTGCTTGAACTGAACGTTACGGTACTCTTTCCCTCCGCACTTGAGCAGGTAATCACCGAACACAACGCCCAAAACATCAGAGCAGGAATTATTGCAGAATTAGCCAATGGGCCAACAACACCCGAAGCCGATAAAATTCTTTTCGAAAACGGCTGTTATGTTATTCCCGACTTTCTCTGCAACGCAGGCGGAGTAACCGTTTCGTATTTCGAAATGGTTCAGAACACCTACGGCTACTACTGGGAAGAGGATGATGTTCGCAAGCGCCTTGAAAAGAAAATGAAAACCGCGTTTCACAGCGTACACGAAACATCCCGGAAATACAAGGTGCACAACCGACTCGGAGCCTGCATTGTCGCCATTGAACGAGTGGCAGAAGCCATGAAACTCAGAGGCTGGTATTAG